One genomic window of Manihot esculenta cultivar AM560-2 chromosome 16, M.esculenta_v8, whole genome shotgun sequence includes the following:
- the LOC110603985 gene encoding uncharacterized protein LOC110603985 isoform X1, whose protein sequence is MAGNSLNLKPHHEVEGIEHLENRVSNFLPQDNGGLESSTDFYNSAASIGTHRVPTFGEVDPRNSEKKEHASEQNLGKYFFYDSPLSEETGVWIPVSVPPMLENNHEEWSRGFHSNGGYFPEGDIGWNQVIGQEKDLTMWDVIVEMLLAARGKVSAIASGDIHSCNFSWMSSHLLEQAWQEMAQTLTEANFGNVREILEAEPPKWLADSSASACMLCGVRFHPIMCSRHHCRFCGGIFCGECSKGRSLLPVKFRVADPQRVCDVCCVRLETVQPYLMDQVSHAAQLPTHDLTDLSTLRSWVNFPWGQSMEYEIYKATNTIQGYNKAVCLKPEKSIPDAILKQAKGLAIITVVKVGVMVTYNVGTGLVIACREDGSWSPPSAVSSFGMGWGAQAGGELTDFIIVLRTNDAVKTFCGNAHVSLGAGLSAAVGVVGRAAEADLRAGDGGYAACYTYSCSKGAFVGCSLKGSVVMTRSKENSRFYGSQSITASDILLGSLPQPPAAAILYRALGDLSQKLGR, encoded by the exons ATGGCGGGTAACTCTCTAAATCTCAAACCTCATCATGAAGTTGAAGGAATTGAGCATTTGGAGAATAGGGTTTCCAATTTTCTCCCG CAGGATAATGGGGGACTTGAAAGTTCTACAGATTTCTACAATTCTGCAGCATCCATTGGAACCCATAGAGTTCCTACATTTGGAGAAGTTGATCCTAGGAACAGTGAGAAGAAAGAACATGCCAGTGAGCAAAATCTAGGGAAATACTTCTTTTATGACTCACCACTTTCTGAAGAAACTGGGGTTTGGATACCTGTTTCAGTCCCACCAATGTTGGAAAATAATCATGAAGAGTGGAGCAGAGGTTTTCATTCGAATGGTGGTTATTTTCCTGAGGGTGACATAGGTTGGAACCAGGTCATTGGACAAGAGAAGGATTTGACCATGTGGGATGTAATAGTGGAAATGTTACTTGCAGCTCGTGGAAAAGTGAGTGCTATTGCTTCAGGTGATATTCATAGTTGTAATTTTTCATGGATGTCAAGCCATCTACTAGAGCAAGCTTGGCAAGAGATGGCTCAAACTCTTACAGAAGCCAATTTTGGTAATGTGAGGGAGATTCTTGAAGCTGAGCCTCCAAAATGGTTGGCTGATAGTTCTGCCTCTGCTTGCATGCTGTGTGGTGTACGATTTCATCCAATTATGTGCTCCAGGCATCATTGCAGGTTTTGTGGCGGAATATTTTGTGGCGAGTGCTCTAAAGGAAGGAGTTTATTGCCAGTAAAGTTCCGTGTTGCAGATCCTCAACGAGTttgtgatgtatgttgtgtgCGTCTTGAGACTGTCCAGCCATACCTGATGGACCAAGTAAGCCATGCTGCTCAATTGCCAACCCATGACTTGACAGACCTTAGTACTTTGAGATCTTGGGTTAATTTTCCATGGGGACAATCCATGGAATATGAGATTTATAAGGCAACAAACACAATTCAGGGTTATAACAAG GCAGTTTGTCTAAAACCTGAGAAATCAATTCCAGATGCCATTCTAAAACAAGCAAAAGGCCTTGCAATAATCACAGTTGTCAAAGTTGGGGTCATGGTCACTTATAATGTTGGAACTGGGCTTGTAATTGCCTGCAGAGAAGATGGCTCATGGTCTCCACCTTCTGCTGTATCTTCATTTGGCATGGGTTGGGGAGCTCAG GCTGGAGGGGAATTGACAGATTTCATAATTGTATTGAGAACAAATGATGCTGTGAAGACATTTTGCGGCAATGCACATGTTTCATTGGGTGCTGGTTTAAGTGCAGCAGTTGGTGTTGTTGGACGAGCAGCTGAAGCTGATCTGAGAGCTGGTGATGGTGGTTATGCTGCTTGTTATACATACAGCTGCAGTAAAG GAGCATTTGTTGGATGTTCACTTAAAGGGAGTGTTGTCATGACACGGTCAAAAGAGAATTCCAGATTCTATGGGAGCCAGTCAATAACTGCATCAGATATACTTCTCGGCTCACTACCACAGCCACCAGCCGCAGCAATTCTTTATCGTGCACTTGGCGACCTATCTCAAAAGCTTGGTAGGTAA
- the LOC110603985 gene encoding uncharacterized protein LOC110603985 isoform X2 translates to MAGNSLNLKPHHEVEGIEHLENRVSNFLPDNGGLESSTDFYNSAASIGTHRVPTFGEVDPRNSEKKEHASEQNLGKYFFYDSPLSEETGVWIPVSVPPMLENNHEEWSRGFHSNGGYFPEGDIGWNQVIGQEKDLTMWDVIVEMLLAARGKVSAIASGDIHSCNFSWMSSHLLEQAWQEMAQTLTEANFGNVREILEAEPPKWLADSSASACMLCGVRFHPIMCSRHHCRFCGGIFCGECSKGRSLLPVKFRVADPQRVCDVCCVRLETVQPYLMDQVSHAAQLPTHDLTDLSTLRSWVNFPWGQSMEYEIYKATNTIQGYNKAVCLKPEKSIPDAILKQAKGLAIITVVKVGVMVTYNVGTGLVIACREDGSWSPPSAVSSFGMGWGAQAGGELTDFIIVLRTNDAVKTFCGNAHVSLGAGLSAAVGVVGRAAEADLRAGDGGYAACYTYSCSKGAFVGCSLKGSVVMTRSKENSRFYGSQSITASDILLGSLPQPPAAAILYRALGDLSQKLGR, encoded by the exons ATGGCGGGTAACTCTCTAAATCTCAAACCTCATCATGAAGTTGAAGGAATTGAGCATTTGGAGAATAGGGTTTCCAATTTTCTCCCG GATAATGGGGGACTTGAAAGTTCTACAGATTTCTACAATTCTGCAGCATCCATTGGAACCCATAGAGTTCCTACATTTGGAGAAGTTGATCCTAGGAACAGTGAGAAGAAAGAACATGCCAGTGAGCAAAATCTAGGGAAATACTTCTTTTATGACTCACCACTTTCTGAAGAAACTGGGGTTTGGATACCTGTTTCAGTCCCACCAATGTTGGAAAATAATCATGAAGAGTGGAGCAGAGGTTTTCATTCGAATGGTGGTTATTTTCCTGAGGGTGACATAGGTTGGAACCAGGTCATTGGACAAGAGAAGGATTTGACCATGTGGGATGTAATAGTGGAAATGTTACTTGCAGCTCGTGGAAAAGTGAGTGCTATTGCTTCAGGTGATATTCATAGTTGTAATTTTTCATGGATGTCAAGCCATCTACTAGAGCAAGCTTGGCAAGAGATGGCTCAAACTCTTACAGAAGCCAATTTTGGTAATGTGAGGGAGATTCTTGAAGCTGAGCCTCCAAAATGGTTGGCTGATAGTTCTGCCTCTGCTTGCATGCTGTGTGGTGTACGATTTCATCCAATTATGTGCTCCAGGCATCATTGCAGGTTTTGTGGCGGAATATTTTGTGGCGAGTGCTCTAAAGGAAGGAGTTTATTGCCAGTAAAGTTCCGTGTTGCAGATCCTCAACGAGTttgtgatgtatgttgtgtgCGTCTTGAGACTGTCCAGCCATACCTGATGGACCAAGTAAGCCATGCTGCTCAATTGCCAACCCATGACTTGACAGACCTTAGTACTTTGAGATCTTGGGTTAATTTTCCATGGGGACAATCCATGGAATATGAGATTTATAAGGCAACAAACACAATTCAGGGTTATAACAAG GCAGTTTGTCTAAAACCTGAGAAATCAATTCCAGATGCCATTCTAAAACAAGCAAAAGGCCTTGCAATAATCACAGTTGTCAAAGTTGGGGTCATGGTCACTTATAATGTTGGAACTGGGCTTGTAATTGCCTGCAGAGAAGATGGCTCATGGTCTCCACCTTCTGCTGTATCTTCATTTGGCATGGGTTGGGGAGCTCAG GCTGGAGGGGAATTGACAGATTTCATAATTGTATTGAGAACAAATGATGCTGTGAAGACATTTTGCGGCAATGCACATGTTTCATTGGGTGCTGGTTTAAGTGCAGCAGTTGGTGTTGTTGGACGAGCAGCTGAAGCTGATCTGAGAGCTGGTGATGGTGGTTATGCTGCTTGTTATACATACAGCTGCAGTAAAG GAGCATTTGTTGGATGTTCACTTAAAGGGAGTGTTGTCATGACACGGTCAAAAGAGAATTCCAGATTCTATGGGAGCCAGTCAATAACTGCATCAGATATACTTCTCGGCTCACTACCACAGCCACCAGCCGCAGCAATTCTTTATCGTGCACTTGGCGACCTATCTCAAAAGCTTGGTAGGTAA
- the LOC110603985 gene encoding SH3 domain-containing protein PJ696.02 isoform X3, with translation MLENNHEEWSRGFHSNGGYFPEGDIGWNQVIGQEKDLTMWDVIVEMLLAARGKVSAIASGDIHSCNFSWMSSHLLEQAWQEMAQTLTEANFGNVREILEAEPPKWLADSSASACMLCGVRFHPIMCSRHHCRFCGGIFCGECSKGRSLLPVKFRVADPQRVCDVCCVRLETVQPYLMDQVSHAAQLPTHDLTDLSTLRSWVNFPWGQSMEYEIYKATNTIQGYNKAVCLKPEKSIPDAILKQAKGLAIITVVKVGVMVTYNVGTGLVIACREDGSWSPPSAVSSFGMGWGAQAGGELTDFIIVLRTNDAVKTFCGNAHVSLGAGLSAAVGVVGRAAEADLRAGDGGYAACYTYSCSKGAFVGCSLKGSVVMTRSKENSRFYGSQSITASDILLGSLPQPPAAAILYRALGDLSQKLGR, from the exons ATGTTGGAAAATAATCATGAAGAGTGGAGCAGAGGTTTTCATTCGAATGGTGGTTATTTTCCTGAGGGTGACATAGGTTGGAACCAGGTCATTGGACAAGAGAAGGATTTGACCATGTGGGATGTAATAGTGGAAATGTTACTTGCAGCTCGTGGAAAAGTGAGTGCTATTGCTTCAGGTGATATTCATAGTTGTAATTTTTCATGGATGTCAAGCCATCTACTAGAGCAAGCTTGGCAAGAGATGGCTCAAACTCTTACAGAAGCCAATTTTGGTAATGTGAGGGAGATTCTTGAAGCTGAGCCTCCAAAATGGTTGGCTGATAGTTCTGCCTCTGCTTGCATGCTGTGTGGTGTACGATTTCATCCAATTATGTGCTCCAGGCATCATTGCAGGTTTTGTGGCGGAATATTTTGTGGCGAGTGCTCTAAAGGAAGGAGTTTATTGCCAGTAAAGTTCCGTGTTGCAGATCCTCAACGAGTttgtgatgtatgttgtgtgCGTCTTGAGACTGTCCAGCCATACCTGATGGACCAAGTAAGCCATGCTGCTCAATTGCCAACCCATGACTTGACAGACCTTAGTACTTTGAGATCTTGGGTTAATTTTCCATGGGGACAATCCATGGAATATGAGATTTATAAGGCAACAAACACAATTCAGGGTTATAACAAG GCAGTTTGTCTAAAACCTGAGAAATCAATTCCAGATGCCATTCTAAAACAAGCAAAAGGCCTTGCAATAATCACAGTTGTCAAAGTTGGGGTCATGGTCACTTATAATGTTGGAACTGGGCTTGTAATTGCCTGCAGAGAAGATGGCTCATGGTCTCCACCTTCTGCTGTATCTTCATTTGGCATGGGTTGGGGAGCTCAG GCTGGAGGGGAATTGACAGATTTCATAATTGTATTGAGAACAAATGATGCTGTGAAGACATTTTGCGGCAATGCACATGTTTCATTGGGTGCTGGTTTAAGTGCAGCAGTTGGTGTTGTTGGACGAGCAGCTGAAGCTGATCTGAGAGCTGGTGATGGTGGTTATGCTGCTTGTTATACATACAGCTGCAGTAAAG GAGCATTTGTTGGATGTTCACTTAAAGGGAGTGTTGTCATGACACGGTCAAAAGAGAATTCCAGATTCTATGGGAGCCAGTCAATAACTGCATCAGATATACTTCTCGGCTCACTACCACAGCCACCAGCCGCAGCAATTCTTTATCGTGCACTTGGCGACCTATCTCAAAAGCTTGGTAGGTAA